Below is a window of bacterium DNA.
CAGGAGATGTCACGATTGCCGACCATCCCCGGGTCTCCGCCTCAGATGTTCCAAGCACTGGCCGGCTGTCCCTTTGAACCGCGGTGCGGGCTCTCCGGGGACCGTGATCCTTGCCGGGAATCACGGCCGTCCCTGAGACAGTGCGGCGAGGACCAGTTCTCGGCGTGCCATTTCTTCGAGGAGCTTTAAGTGGTCTGGCTGCGAAACAGCTTGGTGTGTTCTGGCGGTCATCGGTGTCCCGTCGCTGCGTTCCGCTTCCTCAACGTACCGCTGCGGGTACGCCTTCGTCAGCGGGCCTTGCGAGGAACACCGCTGCCGACTCCATACCACACCGCCATTCCGCAGACAGACCACTAGGAAGTACGTGCCGATGGAACGTCGCTCGTATCGCGCTGAAGCAGTCAACGGGGAGGCCGGTCCGCGCTCGGGTTCCCCGTTGCTGACTGTAAGGGACCTGACGAAGACGTTTCCCGTGCGTAAGGGCCTTTTCGGACGCCCGGAGGCGATGATCCAGGCGGTCACCGATGTGAGCTTCTCGATCTATCCCGGGCAGACGCTCGGGCTGGTCGGCGAGTCCGGTAGCGGTAAGTCCACCACGGCGCTGTGCGTAACCCGGCTACTGGACGTCACGTCCGGCAGCGTCGTGTTTGACGGCCAGGAGTTGTCCGATCTGTCTCGGCGCAGCATGCGGCCCATCCGCCGGAACATGCAGATCGTCTTCCAGGATCCGTACTCGTCCCTCGACCCCAGGATGACGGTGAAGGAGATCATTGCGGAGCCTCTGCGGGTGTATGGCTCCTACGGTCGTAGAGGGCAGGGTGAGAGAAAGGTACATGAGCTGCTGGAGAAAGTGGGGATGAATGCCGCCGACGCGGCCAGGTTCCCCCACGAGTTCTCCGGTGGGCAGAGACAGCGCATCAGCATTGCCCGGGCACTGGCCCTCGAGCCAAGGCTCCTAGTCCTTGATGAGCCCGTCAGCGCTCTGGATGTCTCGGTCCAGGCACAGGTTACGAACCTGCTCCGGGACCTCCAGGAGGCTATGGGGCTGGCCTATCTGTTCATCGCCCACGATCTCGCGGTCGTGCATCATGTGTCCGATTGGATCGCGGTGATGTACCTGGGCAAGATCGTCGAGTACGGCACCGTGGACCAGGTGTTCAGCCAGCCGACCCACCCCTACACCCAGGCCCTGCTGAGCGCGATACCGAGTGCGGACCCGACCAGGGCCGACGACCTCGATGAGCGGATCATCCTCACCGGGGAGATACCCGACCCCGCCGACCCGCCCTCGGGATGCCGGTTCCGTACGCGCTGCTGGAAGGCGGAGCCGACCTGTGAAGAGGTTTCTCCGGAACTGGTGGACACCCTTGGGGTCGGGCACCCGAGCGCCTGCCACTTCCCGGAACTGCAGGCGAGCGGGGTCCACCGATGACCCGCTTC
It encodes the following:
- a CDS encoding ATP-binding cassette domain-containing protein; the encoded protein is MERRSYRAEAVNGEAGPRSGSPLLTVRDLTKTFPVRKGLFGRPEAMIQAVTDVSFSIYPGQTLGLVGESGSGKSTTALCVTRLLDVTSGSVVFDGQELSDLSRRSMRPIRRNMQIVFQDPYSSLDPRMTVKEIIAEPLRVYGSYGRRGQGERKVHELLEKVGMNAADAARFPHEFSGGQRQRISIARALALEPRLLVLDEPVSALDVSVQAQVTNLLRDLQEAMGLAYLFIAHDLAVVHHVSDWIAVMYLGKIVEYGTVDQVFSQPTHPYTQALLSAIPSADPTRADDLDERIILTGEIPDPADPPSGCRFRTRCWKAEPTCEEVSPELVDTLGVGHPSACHFPELQASGVHR